A genomic window from Vitis riparia cultivar Riparia Gloire de Montpellier isolate 1030 chromosome 18, EGFV_Vit.rip_1.0, whole genome shotgun sequence includes:
- the LOC117905547 gene encoding predicted GPI-anchored protein 58 produces the protein MEVLRTYLLSSFIFCLLSLAAGRYEIRRLVPSGPDPMEPPETPSTSFTKTQFGMKRLVPTGPDPVEPPETPSTSFTKTHFGVKRLVPSGPDPVEPPETPSTSFTKTQFGMKRLVPTGPDPVEPPETPSTSFTKTHFGVKRLVPSGPDPVEPPETPSTSFTKTHFGVKRLVPSGPNPVEPPETPSTSFTKTHFGVKRLVPSGPDPVEPPETPSSIAQEEAPPSW, from the exons ATGGAGGTCCTGAGGACTTACCTCCTCtcttcattcatattttgcttgCTCTCTCTTGCTGCTGGTCGATATGAGATAAGAAGGCTTGTTCCTTCAGGTCCTGATCCAATGGAGCCTCCTGAAACACCATCAACTTCATTTACCAAAACCCAGTTTGGGATGAAGAGGCTTGTTCCTACAG GTCCTGATCCAGTGGAGCCTCCTGAAACACCATCCACTTCATTTACCAAAACCCATTTTGGGGTGAAGAGGCTTGTTCCTTCAGGTCCTGATCCAGTGGAGCCTCCTGAAACACCATCCACTTCATTTACCAAAACCCAGTTTGGGATGAAGAGGCTTGTTCCTACAGGTCCTGATCCAGTGGAGCCTCCTGAAACACCATCCACTTCATTTACCAAAACCCATTTTGGGGTGAAGAGGCTTGTTCCTTCAGGTCCTGATCCAGTGGAGCCTCCTGAAACACCATCCACTTCATTTACCAAAACCCATTTTGGGGTGAAGAGGCTTGTTCCTTCAGGTCCTAATCCAGTGGAGCCTCCTGAAACACCATCCACTTCATTTACCAAAACCCATTTTGGGGTGAAGAGGCTTGTTCCTTCAG GTCCTGATCCAGTGGAGCCTCCTGAAACACCAAGCTCGATTGCACAAGAAGAAGCTCCTCCAAGTTGGTGA